A portion of the Meriones unguiculatus strain TT.TT164.6M chromosome 14, Bangor_MerUng_6.1, whole genome shotgun sequence genome contains these proteins:
- the Ino80e gene encoding INO80 complex subunit E isoform X2 has product MNGPADGEVDYKKKYRNLKRKLKFLIYEHECFQEELRKAQRKLLKVSRDKSFLLDRLLQYENVDEESSDSDATASSDNSETEGTPKLSDTPAPKRKRSPPMGSAPSPSSLSLPPSTGFPLQTSGAPSPYLSSLPEPSPLRPKLEKRPRLPRKLKMAVGPPDCPVGGPLAFPARGSGASVGAALTPLPPPKMPPHTILSTVPQQMFSDAGSGDDALDGDDDLVIDIPE; this is encoded by the exons ATGAACGGACCAGCGGACGGCGAAGTGGACtacaaaaagaaatacaggaatctGAAGCGGAAGCTCAAATTTCTCATTTAC GAACACGAGTGCTTCCAGGAGGAGCTCAGAAAAGCGCAAAGGAAATTGCTGAAGGTTTCCCGGGACAAGAG TTTCCTTCTAGATCGACTTCTGCAGTATGAAAACGTGGATGAAGAGTCTTCGG ATTCAGATGCCACTGCATCTTCAGATAACAGTGAGACAGAGGGGACGCCCAAGTTGTCTGACACACCAGCCCCTAAGAG GAAGAGAAGCCCTCCGATGGGGAGTGCCCCATCTCCTTCCAGCCTCTCCTTGCCTCCTTCAACAGGATTTCCCCTGCAGACCTCTGGGGCCCCCTCCCCATACCTGAGCTCG CTGCCTGAGCCCAGCCCCCTGAGGCCCAAGCTGGAGAAACGGCCCCGCCTACCCCGGAAACTCAAG ATGGCGGTCGGACCCCCTGACTGCCCTGTGGGCGGGCCGCTGGCTTTCCCTGCCAGGGGTTCTGGGGCCAGTGTTGGGGCAGCCCTGAcccccctgcctcctcccaagatgCCCCCACACACGATCCTGAGCACCGTCCCTCAGCAGATGTTCAGCGATGCGGGCAGCGGGGATGACGCCCTGGACGGAGATGACGACCTGGTAATCGACATCCCAGAGTAG
- the Doc2a gene encoding LOW QUALITY PROTEIN: double C2-like domain-containing protein alpha (The sequence of the model RefSeq protein was modified relative to this genomic sequence to represent the inferred CDS: deleted 1 base in 1 codon): MRGRRGDRMAINIQEHMAINVCPGPIRPIRQISDYFPRRGPGPEGGGGGGRGCGEAPAHLAPLALAPPAALLGATTPDDGAEVDSYDSDDTTALGTLEFDLLYDQAACMLHCRILRAKGLKPMDFNGLADPYVKLHLLPGACKANKLKTKTQRNTLNPVWNEELTYSGITDDDITHKVLRISVCDEDKLSHNEFIGEIRVPLRRLKPSQKKHFNICLERQVPLPSPSSMSAALRGISCYLKELEQAEQGPGLLEERGRILLSLSYSSQRRGLLVGIVRCAHLAAMDVNGYSDPYVKTYLRPDADKKSKHKTCVKKKTLNPEFNEEFFYEMELSTLATKTLEVTVWDYDIGKSNDFIGGVSLGPGARGEAQKHWSDCLHQPDTALERWHTLTSELPPAAGALPSA; the protein is encoded by the exons ATGAGGGGCCGCAGGGGCGATCGCATGGCCATCAACATCCAGGAGCACATGGCCATCAACGTGTGCCCCGGCCCCATCAGGCCCATCCGCCAGATCTCCGACTACTTCCCTCGCAGGGGGCCGGGACCGGagggcggcggcggtggcggcagGGGCTGCGGGGAAGCCCCGGCTCATCTGGCCCCTCTGGCTCTGGCC CCCCCTGCGGCTCTCCTTGGGGCCACCACACCCGACGATGGGGCTGAGGTAGACAGCTACGACTCGGATGATACCA CCGCCCTGGGCACGCTGGAATTTGACCTTCTCTACGACCAGGCCGCCTGCATGCTGCACTGTCGAATCCTCAGGGCCAAG GGCCTCAAGCCCATGGACTTCAATGGCCTGGCTGACCCCTACGTAAAGCTGCACCTCCTGCCGGGAGCCTGCAAG GCCAATAAGCTAAAAACTAAGACTCAGAGGAACACGCTGAACCCTGTGTGGAACGAGGAGCTGACGTACAGCGGAATCACGGATGACGACATCACCCACAAGGTGCTCAG GATCTCTGTCTGTGACGAGGACAAGCTGAGCcacaatgagtttattggggaGATCCGAGTGCCTCTCCGGAGACTCAAGCCTTCACAGAAGAAGCATTTTAACATCTGCCTCGAGCGCCAGGTCCCG CTTCCTTCGCCCTCTTCAATGTCTGCGGCGCTGAGGGGCATTTCCTGTTACCTGAAGGAG CTAGAGCAGGCAGAGCAGGGACCTGGGCTGCTGGAAGAGCGTGGGCGCATCCTGCTGAGCCTCAGCTACAGCTCTCAGCGGCGTGGGCTGCTGGTGGGCATTGTTCGCTGTGCTCACCTGGCTGCCATGGATGTTAATGGCTACTCCGACCCTTATGTGAAGAC GTACTTGAGACCAGATGCGGACAAGAAATCCAAGCATAAAACGTGTGTAAAGAAGAAGACGCTAAACCCAGAATTTAATGAG GAGTTCTTCTATGAGATGGAACTCTCCACTCTGGCCACCAAGACCCTGGAAGTCACAGTCTGGGACTACGACATTGGCAAATCCAATGACTTCATAG GTGGTGTGTCTCTGGGGCCAGGAGCCCGGGGAGAGGCGCAGAAGCACTGGAGCGACTGCCTACACCAGCCGGACACGGCCCTGGAGCGCTGGCACACCCTGACCAGCGAGCTGCCCCCGGCAGCAGGGGCTCTCCCTTCGGCCTGA
- the Ino80e gene encoding INO80 complex subunit E isoform X3: protein MNGPADGEVDYKKKYRNLKRKLKFLIYEHECFQEELRKAQRKLLKVSRDKSFLLDRLLQYENVDEESSDSDATASSDNSETEGTPKLSDTPAPKRKRSPPMGSAPSPSSLSLPPSTGFPLQTSGAPSPYLSSMAVGPPDCPVGGPLAFPARGSGASVGAALTPLPPPKMPPHTILSTVPQQMFSDAGSGDDALDGDDDLVIDIPE, encoded by the exons ATGAACGGACCAGCGGACGGCGAAGTGGACtacaaaaagaaatacaggaatctGAAGCGGAAGCTCAAATTTCTCATTTAC GAACACGAGTGCTTCCAGGAGGAGCTCAGAAAAGCGCAAAGGAAATTGCTGAAGGTTTCCCGGGACAAGAG TTTCCTTCTAGATCGACTTCTGCAGTATGAAAACGTGGATGAAGAGTCTTCGG ATTCAGATGCCACTGCATCTTCAGATAACAGTGAGACAGAGGGGACGCCCAAGTTGTCTGACACACCAGCCCCTAAGAG GAAGAGAAGCCCTCCGATGGGGAGTGCCCCATCTCCTTCCAGCCTCTCCTTGCCTCCTTCAACAGGATTTCCCCTGCAGACCTCTGGGGCCCCCTCCCCATACCTGAGCTCG ATGGCGGTCGGACCCCCTGACTGCCCTGTGGGCGGGCCGCTGGCTTTCCCTGCCAGGGGTTCTGGGGCCAGTGTTGGGGCAGCCCTGAcccccctgcctcctcccaagatgCCCCCACACACGATCCTGAGCACCGTCCCTCAGCAGATGTTCAGCGATGCGGGCAGCGGGGATGACGCCCTGGACGGAGATGACGACCTGGTAATCGACATCCCAGAGTAG
- the Ino80e gene encoding INO80 complex subunit E isoform X1, protein MNGPADGEVDYKKKYRNLKRKLKFLIYEHECFQEELRKAQRKLLKVSRDKSFLLDRLLQYENVDEESSDSDATASSDNSETEGTPKLSDTPAPKRKRSPPMGSAPSPSSLSLPPSTGFPLQTSGAPSPYLSSLASPPYPPFPSDYLALQLPEPSPLRPKLEKRPRLPRKLKMAVGPPDCPVGGPLAFPARGSGASVGAALTPLPPPKMPPHTILSTVPQQMFSDAGSGDDALDGDDDLVIDIPE, encoded by the exons ATGAACGGACCAGCGGACGGCGAAGTGGACtacaaaaagaaatacaggaatctGAAGCGGAAGCTCAAATTTCTCATTTAC GAACACGAGTGCTTCCAGGAGGAGCTCAGAAAAGCGCAAAGGAAATTGCTGAAGGTTTCCCGGGACAAGAG TTTCCTTCTAGATCGACTTCTGCAGTATGAAAACGTGGATGAAGAGTCTTCGG ATTCAGATGCCACTGCATCTTCAGATAACAGTGAGACAGAGGGGACGCCCAAGTTGTCTGACACACCAGCCCCTAAGAG GAAGAGAAGCCCTCCGATGGGGAGTGCCCCATCTCCTTCCAGCCTCTCCTTGCCTCCTTCAACAGGATTTCCCCTGCAGACCTCTGGGGCCCCCTCCCCATACCTGAGCTCG CTGGCTTCTCCCCCTTACCCCCCATTCCCTTCTGACTACCTGGCCCTGCAGCTGCCTGAGCCCAGCCCCCTGAGGCCCAAGCTGGAGAAACGGCCCCGCCTACCCCGGAAACTCAAG ATGGCGGTCGGACCCCCTGACTGCCCTGTGGGCGGGCCGCTGGCTTTCCCTGCCAGGGGTTCTGGGGCCAGTGTTGGGGCAGCCCTGAcccccctgcctcctcccaagatgCCCCCACACACGATCCTGAGCACCGTCCCTCAGCAGATGTTCAGCGATGCGGGCAGCGGGGATGACGCCCTGGACGGAGATGACGACCTGGTAATCGACATCCCAGAGTAG